One window from the genome of bacterium encodes:
- the fabG gene encoding 3-oxoacyl-ACP reductase FabG, with product MGDFLNLEGRIAVVTGGARGIGLAITRALIDRGVRVHVFDVAPGKGNDSAPYTFHQADIADSASVAAAVAGLPPGVSLLVNNAGITRDRSAVNMSDDEWNSVLSVNLTGAFHMIRALAPAMRKAGYGRIVNITSINGIRGKFGQANYCASKAGLIGLTKTMARELGSKGITVNAVAPGMVMTEMALALPPEFIDKAKAEAVLPTLATPDDVANAVLFLLSDAARMITGEVIRVDAGQYV from the coding sequence ATGGGCGATTTCCTGAACCTGGAAGGACGGATCGCGGTCGTGACCGGCGGCGCGCGCGGGATCGGGCTGGCGATCACCCGCGCCCTGATCGATCGCGGCGTCCGCGTGCACGTGTTCGACGTCGCCCCCGGGAAGGGGAACGACTCGGCGCCCTATACGTTCCACCAGGCCGACATCGCCGACTCCGCGAGCGTTGCCGCGGCGGTGGCGGGGCTTCCTCCCGGCGTCTCCCTCCTGGTCAACAACGCCGGGATCACCCGGGACCGGAGCGCGGTCAACATGAGCGACGACGAGTGGAACTCGGTCCTCTCCGTGAACCTGACGGGGGCGTTCCACATGATCCGCGCGCTGGCGCCCGCGATGCGGAAGGCCGGGTACGGGCGGATCGTCAACATCACCTCGATCAACGGGATCCGCGGGAAGTTCGGACAGGCGAACTACTGCGCCTCGAAGGCGGGCCTGATCGGGCTGACGAAGACGATGGCGCGGGAGCTGGGTTCGAAGGGGATCACGGTCAACGCCGTCGCCCCCGGCATGGTCATGACGGAGATGGCGCTGGCGCTTCCGCCCGAGTTCATCGACAAGGCGAAGGCGGAGGCCGTCCTGCCTACGCTTGCGACTCCCGACGACGTCGCGAACGCGGTCCTGTTCCTCCTGTCCGACGCGGCGCGGATGATCACCGGTGAAGTGATCCGGGTTGACGCGGGGCAATACGTCTGA
- a CDS encoding amidohydrolase family protein, with protein MRIDYHVHMGMYAFHNPCVTEWMKEMHPEGYEEYIRKYDDPGAFEELLAAEGVDYACVLAELSPATTGLCTNEQVRDFCRGRRRLIPFCDISPNRYSDLGGELRRKVEDEGFRGVKLYPSYQHYYPNEPRMYPLYQAAQELGVPVSFHNGSSVFRGTRLKYCDPIHLDDVAVDFPELNLVMAHAGRGFWYDRAFFLAKLHANVHLEISGLPPSKLMTYFPELGRLTEKVIFGSDWPGMPRIRQNMEAIGKLPLPAEGIERILGGNAAKLLRL; from the coding sequence ATGCGGATCGATTACCACGTCCACATGGGGATGTACGCCTTCCATAATCCATGCGTGACGGAGTGGATGAAGGAGATGCACCCCGAAGGGTACGAGGAGTACATCCGAAAGTACGACGACCCCGGGGCGTTCGAGGAGCTGCTGGCGGCCGAGGGCGTGGACTACGCCTGCGTGCTGGCCGAGCTGAGTCCCGCCACCACCGGGCTCTGCACGAACGAGCAGGTTCGCGATTTCTGCCGGGGCCGCCGCCGGCTGATCCCCTTCTGCGACATCAGCCCCAACCGCTATTCGGATCTCGGGGGCGAGCTGCGGAGGAAGGTGGAGGACGAGGGGTTCCGGGGGGTGAAGCTCTATCCCTCCTACCAGCACTACTACCCGAACGAGCCGAGGATGTACCCGCTGTACCAGGCGGCGCAGGAGCTGGGGGTCCCCGTCTCCTTCCACAACGGCTCGTCGGTGTTCCGGGGGACCCGGCTGAAGTATTGCGACCCGATCCACCTCGACGACGTGGCGGTCGATTTCCCGGAGCTGAACCTGGTGATGGCGCACGCCGGCCGGGGATTCTGGTACGACCGGGCCTTCTTCCTCGCGAAGCTGCACGCGAACGTCCACCTGGAGATTTCCGGCCTGCCGCCGTCGAAGCTGATGACGTATTTCCCGGAACTGGGCCGGCTCACGGAGAAGGTGATCTTCGGAAGCGACTGGCCCGGGATGCCGCGGATCCGGCAGAACATGGAGGCGATCGGAAAGCTGCCGCTGCCGGCGGAAGGGATCGAGCGCATCCTCGGCGGGAACGCCGCGAAGCTGCTCCGTCTCTGA
- a CDS encoding Rrf2 family transcriptional regulator: MKLNKGSLFALFAVLELAGNADRQLSTTDIAEKYGISTHHLAKVMRNLVHSGLVQAVRGVGGGYRFAGNVGRTTLLDVIQLFEKLESELDMPNHGNPAGEPIVAELRSITEEIDDLTKAILDTITLETALKNTRLRKEAAMAPAGKG; encoded by the coding sequence TTGAAGCTGAACAAGGGATCCCTCTTCGCCCTCTTCGCGGTGCTCGAACTGGCGGGCAACGCCGACCGCCAGCTCTCGACCACCGATATCGCCGAGAAGTACGGGATCTCCACGCACCACCTCGCCAAGGTGATGCGCAACCTGGTGCACTCCGGGCTGGTCCAGGCGGTGCGCGGCGTCGGCGGCGGGTACCGGTTCGCGGGGAACGTCGGGCGGACGACGCTGCTGGACGTGATCCAGCTCTTCGAGAAGCTCGAATCCGAGCTCGACATGCCGAACCACGGGAACCCTGCGGGCGAACCGATCGTCGCGGAGCTTCGCAGCATCACCGAGGAGATCGACGACCTGACGAAGGCGATCCTCGACACGATCACGCTGGAGACGGCGCTGAAAAACACCCGCCTGCGCAAGGAAGCCGCCATGGCCCCCGCCGGTAAAGGCTGA
- a CDS encoding GNAT family N-acetyltransferase, which produces MAIKDPILIRNAVPTDLDAIIAIDDVGPKEEKPAYWRGIFAHYGSGEKKERIFLVAESGGEIVGFIAGEVRAWEFGSSPCGWVFALAVSPKSRGAGIAKRMFEEICRRLKGAGVTTVRTMVDRNNKVTLSFFRSRGLRSGRYIELERELD; this is translated from the coding sequence ATGGCAATAAAAGATCCAATCCTGATCCGGAACGCCGTGCCCACGGACCTCGACGCCATCATCGCGATCGACGACGTCGGCCCGAAGGAGGAGAAACCCGCTTACTGGCGGGGGATCTTCGCGCATTACGGGAGCGGCGAGAAAAAGGAACGGATCTTCCTGGTCGCCGAATCCGGGGGCGAAATCGTCGGGTTCATCGCCGGGGAGGTGCGCGCCTGGGAGTTCGGTTCGTCCCCGTGCGGCTGGGTCTTCGCGCTGGCCGTCTCCCCGAAGTCCCGCGGGGCGGGGATCGCGAAACGGATGTTCGAAGAGATCTGCCGCCGCCTGAAGGGGGCGGGGGTCACGACGGTGCGGACGATGGTGGACCGGAACAACAAGGTGACGTTGTCGTTCTTCCGGAGCCGGGGGCTGCGCTCGGGCCGGTACATCGAACTGGAACGGGAGCTCGATTGA
- a CDS encoding ABC transporter substrate-binding protein, translated as MRKVAMFLAVAVSLFSMAGSGVAGDTIKVGFVDTYTGPATTFTNDVLDGFKMAAGKINAKGGVLGKQITWVTRDDKFKPDIGLTMAKELILKENVDLLVGTINSATALAVSDLCKKEKVPFIVTFSKSDKITGEKGHRYVFGMNENTEMAGRATAKVLAKKKYVKYWIAGDDYEYGHAIANGVFDHLKKLNPKVQLLGQSWWKVGETDFTPYITQILAAKPDFVIVATGGGGMVNFQKAAQSTGFNKKVPFYQHTAIELSTLMPQGQNAPEGVYGTANYLFYNPSTKENKAFVEEFRKTYNRYPKSGALYGYMTAQFIASSYAKAGKIDREKFIDAMEGMTLGSPVGKMEMRACDHQVTLPMFFGVTKKSPQYDFLVAGDVVSVPGKDYMPSCAEIQKARAK; from the coding sequence ATGAGAAAAGTCGCAATGTTTCTGGCGGTGGCCGTGTCGCTTTTCAGCATGGCCGGGTCGGGCGTTGCCGGCGACACCATCAAGGTCGGGTTCGTGGACACGTACACCGGTCCGGCGACGACCTTCACCAATGACGTCCTCGACGGGTTCAAGATGGCGGCCGGGAAGATCAACGCGAAGGGCGGAGTTCTCGGCAAGCAGATCACCTGGGTGACCCGGGACGACAAGTTCAAGCCGGACATCGGGCTGACGATGGCGAAGGAACTCATCCTCAAGGAGAACGTCGACCTGCTGGTCGGGACGATCAACAGCGCGACGGCCCTTGCGGTTTCCGACCTCTGCAAGAAGGAGAAGGTCCCCTTCATCGTGACGTTCTCGAAGAGCGACAAGATCACCGGCGAAAAGGGACACCGGTACGTGTTCGGGATGAACGAGAACACGGAGATGGCCGGAAGGGCGACGGCGAAGGTGCTCGCGAAGAAGAAGTACGTGAAGTACTGGATCGCGGGCGACGACTACGAATACGGCCACGCGATCGCGAACGGCGTCTTCGACCACCTGAAGAAGCTGAACCCGAAGGTGCAGTTGCTCGGCCAGTCGTGGTGGAAGGTGGGCGAGACCGACTTCACCCCGTACATCACCCAGATACTCGCGGCGAAGCCCGACTTCGTGATCGTCGCCACGGGCGGCGGAGGGATGGTCAATTTCCAGAAGGCGGCGCAATCGACGGGGTTCAACAAGAAGGTCCCCTTCTACCAGCACACGGCGATCGAGCTCTCGACGCTCATGCCCCAGGGACAGAACGCGCCGGAAGGGGTATACGGCACGGCGAACTACCTCTTCTACAACCCGAGCACGAAGGAGAACAAGGCATTCGTCGAAGAGTTCCGGAAAACGTACAACCGGTACCCGAAGAGCGGCGCCCTGTACGGCTACATGACCGCGCAGTTCATCGCGAGTTCGTACGCGAAGGCCGGGAAGATCGACCGGGAGAAGTTCATCGATGCCATGGAGGGGATGACGCTGGGCAGCCCGGTCGGCAAGATGGAGATGCGGGCGTGCGACCACCAGGTGACGCTGCCGATGTTCTTCGGGGTGACGAAGAAGTCGCCGCAGTACGACTTCCTGGTCGCGGGCGACGTCGTTTCGGTCCCGGGAAAGGATTACATGCCTTCCTGCGCGGAGATCCAGAAGGCCCGGGCGAAGTAG
- a CDS encoding branched-chain amino acid ABC transporter permease produces MDFAANLFSSGTLSQILVGLSRTTILFIVSSGMSLILGVLRIPNVAHGSLYMIGAFSAWSVIQLLGGGLFAFLAAMVVAPLIVAAVGFVLERGFFSYLYEREHLMLLLLTFSFALILGDLVKIVWGPEYRSVTVPVFFQGSAEIFGLPLPWYNLFLLVVGPCIAVFLWLVINKTNLGKIARAAAVDGEMVGAVGINTGWIFAFTFVLGSFLAGLGGALIAPMVNISLGMDHSLIMETFLIVIIGGLGNMWGALLGSLIFGLTQSLGILIWPQFGIAFPYLAVVAVLVVRPKGLLSSTW; encoded by the coding sequence ATGGATTTCGCGGCGAACCTGTTCTCCTCCGGGACGCTGTCCCAGATCCTCGTGGGGCTCAGCCGGACGACGATCCTGTTCATCGTGTCGTCCGGCATGAGCCTCATCCTCGGCGTGCTCCGGATCCCGAACGTGGCGCACGGCTCTCTCTACATGATCGGCGCCTTCTCGGCCTGGTCGGTGATCCAGCTCCTCGGGGGAGGCCTGTTCGCCTTCCTCGCGGCGATGGTCGTCGCGCCGCTGATCGTCGCGGCGGTCGGATTCGTCCTCGAGCGGGGGTTCTTCTCCTATCTTTACGAGCGGGAGCACCTGATGCTCCTGCTCCTCACCTTCTCCTTCGCCCTGATCCTCGGCGACCTGGTGAAGATCGTCTGGGGGCCGGAATACCGTTCCGTCACCGTGCCGGTCTTCTTCCAGGGATCGGCGGAGATCTTCGGGCTGCCGCTCCCCTGGTACAACCTGTTTCTCCTCGTCGTCGGGCCGTGCATCGCGGTCTTCCTCTGGCTCGTCATCAATAAGACCAACCTTGGGAAGATCGCCCGCGCGGCGGCGGTCGACGGCGAGATGGTGGGCGCCGTCGGGATCAACACGGGATGGATCTTCGCCTTCACCTTCGTGCTCGGCTCCTTTCTCGCGGGCCTGGGCGGCGCGCTCATCGCCCCGATGGTGAACATCTCGCTCGGCATGGACCATTCGCTGATCATGGAAACGTTCCTCATCGTCATCATCGGCGGGCTCGGGAACATGTGGGGAGCGCTCCTCGGCTCGCTCATCTTCGGGCTCACGCAGTCCCTCGGGATCCTTATCTGGCCCCAGTTCGGGATCGCCTTCCCCTATCTCGCGGTCGTCGCCGTCCTCGTCGTCCGGCCGAAGGGGCTCCTGAGCTCGACGTGGTGA
- a CDS encoding branched-chain amino acid ABC transporter permease: MKRSAAPLLLFLLLAALVALPQVLPRFHTYVAAIVLLTALLATSLNLAIGYTGLYQFGHAVFYGVGAYGTALMLTRSGMPAPVSFLAGPIAAAVLSLAMGLICIRLSKLYFGMLQISLGSLVWAVVYRWYSFTGGDDGIHGIPLPDAISSPKGSYYFILAVTALCVFAMHRIVRSPFGKVIQGIRDNPVRAAAIGVDVRRHQLASLVIAGFFGGVAGSLFVVVESSVFPDMMFWTFSLEVLIMCLLGGMYTFFGPFVGASVIVLLRVFASVHTQYWGLILGTILTLVIIFLPDGLLGVFARRSRPKENADA; encoded by the coding sequence ATGAAGCGATCGGCCGCGCCGCTCCTCCTGTTCCTCCTGCTGGCCGCGCTCGTCGCGCTGCCGCAGGTCCTGCCGCGGTTCCACACGTATGTCGCGGCGATCGTCCTGCTCACCGCCCTCCTCGCGACGAGCCTCAACCTCGCCATCGGCTACACCGGCCTCTACCAGTTCGGACACGCCGTGTTCTACGGGGTCGGCGCCTACGGGACGGCCCTGATGCTCACGCGCAGCGGGATGCCCGCGCCGGTCTCGTTCCTGGCGGGTCCGATCGCCGCCGCGGTCCTGAGCCTGGCGATGGGCCTGATCTGCATCCGCCTCTCGAAGCTCTACTTCGGCATGCTCCAGATCTCCCTCGGCTCCCTCGTCTGGGCCGTCGTCTACCGCTGGTACTCCTTCACCGGCGGCGACGACGGGATCCACGGCATCCCGCTTCCCGACGCGATCTCCTCGCCGAAAGGCTCCTACTACTTCATCCTGGCCGTAACGGCGCTCTGCGTCTTCGCGATGCACCGGATCGTCCGTTCCCCCTTCGGCAAGGTGATCCAGGGGATCCGCGACAATCCCGTCCGGGCGGCCGCGATCGGCGTCGACGTGCGGCGGCACCAACTGGCGTCCCTCGTGATCGCCGGGTTCTTCGGCGGCGTGGCGGGCTCGCTGTTCGTCGTCGTCGAGAGCTCGGTCTTCCCGGACATGATGTTCTGGACGTTTTCCCTGGAGGTGCTGATCATGTGCCTCCTGGGAGGGATGTACACGTTCTTCGGGCCGTTCGTCGGCGCCTCCGTGATCGTGCTGCTCCGGGTTTTCGCGAGCGTCCACACCCAGTACTGGGGCCTCATCCTCGGCACGATCCTCACGCTCGTGATCATCTTCCTCCCCGACGGGCTGCTCGGGGTGTTCGCCCGGCGTTCCCGTCCCAAGGAGAATGCCGATGCTTAG
- a CDS encoding ABC transporter ATP-binding protein yields the protein MLRVESAVKSFGGFKAVDGASLHVEAGEIVAVIGPNGAGKTTLFHLLTGHLSPDSGRILFKGKEIGGLPPHVICRKGITRSFQVVNIFPRLSVFENVQIAVLSRERKTFRIFSPVAGMAEEEVHRILRSVGLFEQRDVESDLLSHGDKKVLEIAVALSGNPELLILDEPTAGMAPEETERCIRLIRKLSTESGLTILFCEHDIALVFEIANRIMVMVRGATVVQGSGEEVRRNREVQSAYLGESG from the coding sequence ATGCTTAGGGTGGAATCGGCGGTCAAGTCGTTCGGCGGATTCAAGGCGGTCGACGGGGCGAGCCTTCACGTGGAGGCGGGGGAGATCGTGGCCGTCATCGGGCCGAACGGCGCGGGGAAGACGACCCTGTTCCACCTTCTCACCGGGCACCTTTCCCCCGATTCGGGGCGGATCCTGTTCAAGGGAAAGGAGATCGGCGGACTTCCCCCGCACGTCATCTGCCGGAAGGGGATCACGCGCTCCTTCCAGGTGGTGAACATCTTCCCGCGGCTTTCGGTCTTCGAGAACGTCCAGATCGCGGTCCTGTCGCGGGAACGGAAGACGTTCCGGATCTTTTCGCCGGTTGCGGGGATGGCGGAGGAGGAGGTCCACCGGATCCTCCGGAGCGTGGGCCTGTTCGAACAGCGGGACGTGGAAAGCGACCTGCTCTCCCACGGGGACAAGAAGGTCCTCGAGATCGCCGTTGCGCTGAGCGGAAATCCGGAACTGCTCATCCTCGACGAGCCGACGGCCGGGATGGCGCCGGAGGAGACGGAACGGTGCATCCGCCTGATCCGGAAGCTTTCCACGGAGTCGGGGTTGACGATCCTGTTCTGCGAACACGACATCGCGCTCGTCTTCGAGATCGCGAACCGGATCATGGTGATGGTGCGGGGCGCGACCGTGGTGCAGGGGAGCGGCGAGGAGGTGCGGCGCAACCGCGAAGTGCAGAGCGCCTACCTCGGAGAGAGCGGATGA
- a CDS encoding ABC transporter ATP-binding protein, producing the protein MMLDVRGIDTYYGQSHILFDISLLLRRGEIVGLLGRNGAGKTTTMKTIGGLLRPKKGSILFEGEEMTGRKPFQLVRRGICYVPDDRRIFADLTVDDNLGIVHRRTREWDRERVYDLFPALREIAGRRAGVLSGGEKAMLAVGRALMSSPKLLLLDEPTEGLAPLIVRSLEEQILRLKEAGISILLSEQNLKSSLRLIDRAYIIDNGRIRYQGTAKELENNAEIQRMHLMI; encoded by the coding sequence ATGATGCTGGACGTCCGGGGGATCGACACGTATTACGGCCAGAGCCACATCCTGTTCGACATCTCCCTGTTGCTGCGGCGGGGAGAGATCGTCGGCCTGCTCGGGCGCAACGGCGCGGGAAAGACGACGACGATGAAGACCATAGGCGGCCTGCTCCGGCCGAAAAAGGGGAGCATCCTCTTCGAAGGTGAGGAGATGACGGGTCGAAAGCCGTTTCAACTGGTCCGGCGCGGCATCTGCTATGTCCCCGACGACCGGCGGATCTTCGCCGACCTCACCGTGGACGACAACCTCGGCATCGTCCACCGGAGGACCCGGGAATGGGACCGGGAGAGGGTGTACGACCTGTTCCCGGCGCTTCGGGAGATCGCCGGCCGGCGGGCGGGGGTGTTGAGCGGCGGCGAAAAGGCGATGCTGGCGGTGGGGCGGGCGCTCATGAGCTCCCCCAAGCTGCTCCTCCTCGACGAGCCGACGGAGGGCCTCGCGCCGCTGATCGTCCGGTCGCTCGAGGAGCAGATCCTGCGGCTGAAGGAGGCGGGGATCAGCATCCTCCTCTCGGAGCAGAACCTGAAGTCGTCGCTGCGGCTGATCGACCGCGCCTACATCATCGACAACGGCAGGATCCGCTACCAGGGAACCGCGAAGGAGCTGGAGAACAACGCCGAGATCCAGCGGATGCACCTGATGATCTAA
- a CDS encoding alpha/beta fold hydrolase produces the protein MAEREAPTPTYGTNVRINTSKRWATRRILQLLWHVAPRLAERVVEKAFFSPRSSPPSEKEKRWLDRGEPFHLRVHDKRIHGWRWGTGPGVLLVHGWNGRGTQLHRFIAPLVDAGYAAVAFDGPAHGASEGRSTSYFEFTDTVRALIEPDRGLDIRGIIAHSFGAAAVVNGLAHQDPDLKTVLLAPALRLKDMLTDALDRHGIPPTIYEKLIAAYENRFGYSLQHDDPHLHLKDLRSPVLVIHDHDDPIIAHRDSRTAIHGFGHVTLHTTHGLGHKRILTDPAVVDAAMAHLLDPELRTAHSDIPKTRCSSALSN, from the coding sequence ATGGCCGAGCGCGAAGCACCCACTCCCACGTATGGCACGAACGTTCGTATTAATACGTCGAAGCGATGGGCGACTCGACGGATCCTCCAACTGCTCTGGCACGTCGCGCCCCGCCTTGCGGAGCGGGTCGTCGAAAAAGCCTTCTTCTCCCCCCGCTCGTCCCCCCCATCGGAGAAGGAGAAGCGATGGCTTGACCGGGGAGAGCCTTTCCATCTGCGCGTCCATGACAAACGGATCCATGGGTGGCGATGGGGCACCGGACCGGGCGTGCTGCTGGTCCACGGCTGGAACGGCCGCGGGACCCAGCTCCACCGTTTCATCGCCCCGCTGGTCGACGCCGGATATGCGGCCGTCGCCTTCGACGGCCCCGCCCACGGAGCCTCCGAGGGCCGGAGCACCAGCTATTTCGAATTCACCGACACGGTCAGGGCGTTGATCGAGCCGGACCGGGGCCTGGACATTCGCGGCATCATCGCCCATTCGTTCGGCGCCGCGGCCGTCGTCAACGGGCTGGCGCACCAGGATCCGGACCTGAAAACCGTGCTGCTTGCGCCGGCGCTTCGATTAAAGGACATGCTGACGGACGCCCTCGATCGACACGGCATCCCGCCGACGATTTACGAAAAACTGATCGCCGCCTATGAAAACCGTTTCGGTTACAGCCTGCAGCACGACGATCCGCACCTGCACCTGAAAGACCTGCGGTCTCCGGTCCTGGTGATTCACGATCACGACGACCCGATCATCGCGCATCGGGATTCCCGAACGGCGATCCACGGGTTCGGGCATGTGACGCTGCACACCACGCACGGCCTGGGCCACAAGAGGATCCTGACCGATCCCGCTGTCGTGGATGCGGCGATGGCCCATCTCCTGGATCCGGAGCTTCGCACCGCCCATTCGGACATTCCGAAGACGCGATGTTCATCCGCCTTGTCAAACTGA
- a CDS encoding TetR/AcrR family transcriptional regulator, giving the protein MAGRLGLEAVTIGDLARTAKMSKSGLFAHFQSKENLQIALLEYAGEIFARKVVVPALKAKAGIPRIKAVMDNWIRFSGALSGGCIFVTASSDFKDRPGKVRDFLLEQQEGWIDSLRRIAQSAIKEGDFRADTDCDQFAFEFYSLLLGFHLYATLLDNADLQKRQQAAFDTLVNTYRQKPGTQS; this is encoded by the coding sequence ATGGCCGGCCGGTTGGGCCTGGAAGCCGTGACCATCGGCGATCTGGCCAGGACCGCCAAGATGTCCAAGAGCGGGCTGTTCGCCCACTTCCAGTCCAAGGAGAACCTGCAGATCGCGCTGCTGGAATATGCGGGCGAGATCTTCGCCCGGAAAGTCGTCGTCCCGGCGCTGAAAGCGAAAGCGGGCATCCCTCGCATCAAGGCCGTGATGGACAACTGGATACGATTTTCGGGCGCCCTTTCCGGAGGGTGCATCTTCGTCACGGCCTCCTCCGACTTCAAGGACCGGCCCGGCAAGGTCCGTGACTTCCTGCTGGAGCAGCAGGAGGGCTGGATCGACAGCCTGCGGCGGATCGCCCAATCGGCCATCAAGGAAGGCGACTTCCGCGCCGACACGGATTGCGACCAGTTCGCCTTCGAGTTCTATTCCCTGTTGCTCGGATTTCATCTGTACGCCACGTTGCTGGACAACGCCGACCTTCAGAAACGGCAACAGGCGGCGTTCGATACGCTGGTAAATACCTACCGGCAAAAACCGGGAACCCAATCCTGA
- a CDS encoding MFS transporter — MIVFAGMLCILACLGFGRFALGMLLPSMAATLHLSYSQMGFISTANFLGYLASVLVSAHWAGRIGSRRLIFLALLTVAVSMALVSRATGFLPVLLLYMITGIGSGATNVPMMGLVAAWFSSGRRGRAAGFIVIGSGFAIMIAGRMIPYLNRWIGPEGWRTSWLILAGLVLLIAFAAVAMLRDGPEEKGLAPVGADETAPAIDPGPARAEMNIYRKGIIYYLGAIYFLFGYTYVIYATFIVTTLVRERGFSESLAGNFWMVVGFLSLFSGPVFGTLSDRIGRKAGLMIVFSLQAVSYLLIATKLPGMFLYLSIAFFGIVAWSIPSIMAAAIGDYVGPKKSAAAIGFVTFIFGLGQISGPAVAGVLAERTGSFSGSFYMAAAFAGVAIVLSGFLRKPQPA; from the coding sequence GTGATCGTCTTCGCGGGGATGCTCTGCATTCTCGCGTGCCTGGGCTTCGGCCGCTTCGCCCTCGGGATGCTCCTCCCCTCGATGGCGGCGACGCTTCACCTCTCGTACTCCCAGATGGGGTTCATCAGCACCGCCAATTTCCTGGGGTACCTCGCCTCGGTCCTCGTGAGCGCCCACTGGGCCGGGCGGATCGGGTCGCGCAGGCTCATCTTCCTCGCGTTGCTGACGGTCGCCGTCTCCATGGCCCTGGTGAGCCGGGCGACCGGCTTCCTCCCGGTCCTCCTCCTCTACATGATAACCGGCATCGGGAGCGGCGCCACGAACGTCCCGATGATGGGACTGGTCGCCGCGTGGTTTTCGAGCGGCAGGCGGGGGCGCGCCGCCGGCTTCATCGTGATCGGAAGCGGGTTCGCGATCATGATCGCCGGCCGCATGATCCCGTACCTCAACCGGTGGATCGGCCCCGAGGGGTGGCGCACCAGCTGGTTGATCCTTGCCGGTCTCGTGTTGCTGATCGCCTTCGCCGCCGTCGCCATGCTCCGGGACGGCCCGGAGGAGAAAGGCCTTGCCCCCGTCGGCGCCGACGAAACCGCCCCCGCCATCGACCCCGGCCCGGCGAGGGCCGAGATGAACATCTACCGGAAGGGGATCATCTACTATCTCGGCGCGATCTACTTCCTGTTCGGCTACACCTACGTGATCTACGCGACCTTCATCGTCACGACGCTGGTCCGGGAGAGGGGGTTCTCGGAGAGCCTGGCGGGGAATTTCTGGATGGTGGTCGGGTTCCTGAGCCTCTTCTCGGGGCCCGTCTTCGGGACGCTGTCGGACCGGATCGGCCGGAAGGCGGGGCTGATGATCGTCTTTTCCCTCCAGGCGGTCTCCTACCTTCTCATCGCGACGAAGCTGCCGGGGATGTTCCTGTACCTGTCGATCGCCTTTTTCGGCATCGTGGCGTGGAGCATCCCGTCGATCATGGCGGCGGCGATCGGCGATTACGTCGGGCCGAAAAAGTCCGCGGCCGCCATCGGCTTCGTCACCTTCATCTTCGGGCTGGGGCAGATCTCGGGACCGGCCGTCGCCGGGGTGCTCGCGGAGCGGACCGGGTCCTTCTCCGGTTCCTTCTACATGGCCGCCGCGTTCGCGGGCGTCGCCATCGTCCTGAGCGGGTTCCTGCGAAAACCGCAACCCGCTTGA